In a genomic window of Flavobacterium lipolyticum:
- a CDS encoding MFS transporter produces the protein MSNTATKGIWKVISASSMGTMIEWYDFYIFGSLAVVISTKFFPSDNPTAAFLSTLATFAAGFVVRPFGALFFGRLGDIIGRKYTFMATLLLMGGSTFLIGCIPSYETIGFLAPLLVLILRLLQGLALGGEYGGAATYVAEHAPARQKGYWTSWIQTTATVGLFISLMVILATKNILSPEDFDSWGWRVPFWVSIVMIGISYLIRKNMDESPVFAKAKKEGTTSTNPLKESFGNRYNLKFVLLALFGATMGQGVVWYTGQFYAMSFMKTVMNINSSQVDELLGIALLFGTPFFIFFGWLSDKIGRKHIMMGGMLLAILFYRPIYKKMYNTTDLKHKTEIVEKTTTNTAVFKENQTITTISKTYTDGTTYTEKKTNFADQKESQSSVVININSNDEWTLIFLVFIQVLFVTMVYGPIAAFLVELFPTKIRYTSMSLPYHVGNGIFGGLLPAISTYFVTHAKAAGKDDFYLDGLWYPIIIASVCFVIGMVYIDNKNQTNHL, from the coding sequence ATGAGCAATACCGCTACAAAGGGCATCTGGAAAGTAATTTCGGCATCGTCAATGGGAACCATGATTGAATGGTATGATTTTTATATTTTCGGTAGTTTAGCGGTGGTCATCTCAACCAAATTCTTCCCCAGTGACAATCCTACTGCCGCATTCTTATCGACTTTAGCCACTTTTGCTGCCGGATTTGTAGTACGGCCATTTGGAGCATTGTTTTTCGGAAGACTTGGTGATATCATTGGCCGCAAATACACTTTTATGGCGACGCTACTATTAATGGGAGGCTCTACTTTTTTAATTGGCTGTATTCCGAGTTATGAAACAATTGGTTTTTTAGCTCCTTTATTGGTTTTAATTCTTCGCTTACTTCAGGGACTTGCTCTTGGAGGCGAATATGGAGGAGCTGCTACTTATGTGGCAGAACACGCTCCTGCGAGACAAAAGGGTTATTGGACTTCGTGGATTCAGACTACCGCAACAGTTGGCTTATTTATTTCTTTGATGGTCATATTAGCCACAAAAAACATTCTTTCGCCCGAAGATTTTGATTCCTGGGGATGGCGTGTTCCGTTTTGGGTCTCTATTGTGATGATCGGAATCTCCTATTTGATTCGTAAAAACATGGATGAATCTCCTGTATTTGCCAAAGCTAAAAAAGAAGGAACAACTAGCACCAATCCTTTAAAAGAAAGTTTCGGGAATCGATATAACCTGAAATTTGTTTTACTCGCATTGTTCGGCGCCACTATGGGGCAAGGCGTGGTTTGGTACACGGGGCAATTTTATGCCATGAGTTTTATGAAAACGGTAATGAATATTAATTCATCACAAGTAGATGAATTACTGGGAATTGCATTGTTATTCGGAACACCGTTTTTTATTTTTTTCGGGTGGCTGAGTGATAAAATAGGACGAAAACATATTATGATGGGAGGAATGCTACTTGCTATTTTGTTTTACAGACCTATTTACAAAAAGATGTACAACACAACCGACCTAAAACACAAGACTGAAATAGTGGAGAAAACAACTACAAATACAGCTGTTTTTAAAGAAAATCAAACCATTACCACGATTTCAAAAACCTATACTGACGGAACTACGTATACAGAGAAGAAAACAAACTTTGCCGATCAAAAAGAATCTCAAAGCAGTGTTGTTATCAATATCAATTCTAATGATGAATGGACTTTAATTTTCTTAGTTTTCATTCAGGTTTTATTTGTTACCATGGTTTATGGCCCAATTGCAGCGTTTTTAGTGGAACTGTTTCCAACTAAAATCAGATATACTTCGATGTCACTTCCCTATCATGTAGGGAACGGAATTTTTGGCGGACTACTCCCGGCAATTTCAACTTATTTTGTAACTCATGCTAAAGCTGCCGGAAAAGATGATTTTTATCTTGACGGACTTTGGTACCCAATTATTATAGCCTCGGTTTGTTTTGTAATTGGAATGGTTTACATCGACAATAAAAATCAAACAAATCACCTTTAA
- a CDS encoding ISAon1 family transposase N-terminal region protein, with amino-acid sequence MTPIELLKFMLPDFLIEYFEVVSTTNTEEVLHLYFEEKIKPPQEFNSFELISKGFLDEITIQDFPLRGKFVYLHIKRRRWTNKTNGEIIKRDWTLVAKGTRMTQEFATFLKEINR; translated from the coding sequence ATGACACCTATAGAGCTTTTAAAATTTATGCTTCCTGATTTTTTAATAGAATACTTTGAAGTAGTTTCTACCACTAACACAGAAGAAGTATTGCATCTGTATTTTGAAGAAAAAATAAAACCTCCACAAGAGTTTAATTCTTTTGAATTGATTTCTAAGGGGTTTCTTGATGAGATTACTATTCAGGATTTTCCATTAAGAGGTAAATTTGTGTATTTACACATCAAAAGACGCCGTTGGACTAATAAAACCAATGGAGAAATCATCAAAAGAGATTGGACTTTAGTTGCTAAAGGAACTCGCATGACTCAGGAGTTTGCGACTTTTTTAAAAGAAATTAATAGATAA
- a CDS encoding DUF6814 family protein, with product MNSIKQALGVLWIILAIASTYFCIFEFGLPKLLSDKQDDLVFGIIILFILTPLIVLGLGTFGYFAVAGEYNTKIKRS from the coding sequence ATGAATTCAATCAAACAAGCTTTAGGTGTACTGTGGATTATACTGGCAATCGCATCGACTTATTTTTGCATTTTCGAATTTGGCTTACCTAAACTGCTTTCAGACAAACAAGACGATCTTGTATTCGGAATCATTATTCTTTTCATTCTCACTCCATTAATTGTTTTGGGGTTAGGCACTTTTGGCTATTTTGCTGTAGCAGGAGAATACAATACTAAAATAAAAAGATCATAA